One Fundulus heteroclitus isolate FHET01 unplaced genomic scaffold, MU-UCD_Fhet_4.1 scaffold_42, whole genome shotgun sequence genomic window, aaaaggaggaaaaggtgcatgaggtatatgacccgtcgctctgacctctgtggttatgaagtcctttgagcgcctcgTGCTTTCACACCTGAAAGAAATCACCgaccccctcctggaccccctacagtttgcctacagagccaacaggtctgcagacgatgctgtcaacctggcccttcactacatcctccaagacctggactctgcaggaacctacaccaggatcctgtttgtggatttcagctctgccttcaatacaatcatcccagctctgcttcaggagaagctctcccagctgaatgtgcccgactccacctgcaggtggattacagacttcctgtctgacaggaagcagcacgtgaagctgggaaaactaGGAGGTTATGACACCACAAAAATATGTAACTATTGAATACAATGGTTATATTCAGACTTCAGTAATGGTGCCAGCTGCAGGACTGAACGGGAAATTCACGAGAGCCTTGTAGAAAagataatgttttttaaaaagctttaaatagaTTGCATTTAACAGCCGAGTGTCAGAAAGCACATGTCTGTGGCAGACTGAATGTCTCCAGAAAGGGGGGTTAGTCCAGCCCCCTTTTGGAGCCGTGTGTGTGATAAAAGACATGTTCCCAGGGTAAACGGACAGACACAACTTACAATTCATGGAAGATACTTCGGGATAAGATTAGGCTATCCGCGTCGTTGATAAAACTTGTAAGTTGTCTcccatttggaattccaaattgtaataaatatgtgttttaaCTGTTTCTGCCTTTGATTATTTGTGTCCTCTCTTGCTGCCAAATCATTGAACCAGATGGGCGAGACGGGCCGTGGTAATATTGGAGTAGGAACGGGCCCAGAGTTTTATCAGTGGACAGAAACAATGTCTCACTTTAATActtaaagtctttatttattgaaaacacgttaattttcatcaaaaaaaattggatttaggtcataATTGTGGTATAAATCTGTAATGCCTCATTTAAAGAAACACCATAAATTCACATTATAGCTCTTAATCACAGATTTTGCTGCTAAACACATCCTGTAAGTTTTAAGtttcaaataaaactatattGTACAGCTGCATTGTAATTTTTACTGAAATACTAATTAGAGTTGtggtgattttgttgttttgaggttatttaccttaaagatgttttaaatgaatggTTAAACATagtaaaaaattcaaaatatgatAATTCTCAGATGAGTAATTTACAATATTAGATATCTGTTGTCTCGTGTGTGTCTGGACTCAACAAAACGGGTCCAAACCACAACCGGATCAAAGAACTGGTTCCACTTTTTAAACCTGGGaatcatttgacattttattgctgagttcacagtttttgctgctaaaagcaacaaggaggaaaaacagcaaatattctGGTGCTGATCAGCTGGTTTAGAAACAATGTTGAGAAATgaacaaacccaacagaaccacaacatcaattctgaagaaaaacaagtgcTTAAAATCTCTGATTATTGATTTCTAAtctgctggagatttaaaaaccagaaTCAAACTCACTGAACCTTCAGTGGATTCTGTCTATTTGGGTTtacagaactcagcagaacctccaacataaacataaactccagcatgtagcggctgagtgaaggtggtctggactctgtggaggagagtcatggtttcagagacgctgtagaaggacagaatacctgctctgtgatccaggtacactcctactctggaggaaccaggacctGAGATGGAAGTCCAGATGCGGTTGTGACGAAATCCATAACCTCCTTGGGAACAATTTAATGCCCAAGATTTGTCATTAGCTCCAAATATATATTCATTCCCCATTCCTGCTCTGCTGATATTCTTGTATGCGACTGCTACAATAACTCCCTctctccactccacctcccagtaacaacgtccagtcagactctctctactcagAACCTGAGAACAACcagtgaatctgtctggatgactagAATAAGACTGAGGTTGATCCATCActgtcaccttcctgttcccctctgatagtaacagacgactgtttgctgtgtttggatccagtgtgatttcacgtgaatatctcaagaatccagctctgctctttggttctggttctgacagtgaaacatccacctcagtgagtctcagtgagatgtttgtccatgcgtctctcaggatgtcctgtagttgatctctgagctctgacacagctgctgtcacatcctcaaagtagctcagaggacggatcttgatgctggatgagtgtgtagactcactgagtgctgacagtgaggggtagttgtggagaaactggttgtgatcctctgtgtctgagagctgcttcagctcagcgtctttcctcttcagctcagtgatctcctgctccaacttctcctgaagctctttgactcgactcccttcagtttcctgctgggatctgatctgctgcttcacatcagagcttcttttctggatgagacggatcagctgagtgaagatcttctcactgtcctccactgttttatcagcagagtgcttgatggcctccagctcctgttgaagcagcttcacatctttctctctgtcctggattctctgctggatgttttctcgtctcacctccagctctctctgcctctcagtcctttctgctgcagctgacactgtgtcgtggcctttatgttcatccattaaacagataagacagatacacttctgatcagtacgacagaacatcttcatcacctcatcatgacgagagcagatgttctcctggaggttcttggagggctccaccagcttgtgtttcttaaatgcagctgaatcataatgaggctgaaggtgtttctcacaGAAGGAGGCCAGACAGAATAAACAGGACttgatggctttcagttttcttccagagcagaaatcacaggccacatcttcaggtccagcatagcagagatcagcaggagcagcttggagtccagtcttcttcagctgctccactaaagctgctaacatggtgctTTTACTCAGCTCAGGCCTCGGTAGAAAAGTTTtcctgcactgagggcagctgtggattcctttctgatcctcttcatcccagaagtttttaatacacttcatacagtagctgtgtccacagggaatagtcaccggatccttcagtagatccagacagatcgaacaggacaagg contains:
- the LOC118560330 gene encoding E3 ubiquitin/ISG15 ligase TRIM25-like; amino-acid sequence: MEQNQLDRETLSCSICLDLLKDPVTIPCGHSYCMKCIKNFWDEEDQKGIHSCPQCRKTFLPRPELSKSTMLAALVEQLKKTGLQAAPADLCYAGPEDVACDFCSGRKLKAIKSCLFCLASFCEKHLQPHYDSAAFKKHKLVEPSKNLQENICSRHDEVMKMFCRTDQKCICLICLMDEHKGHDTVSAAAERTERQRELEVRRENIQQRIQDREKDVKLLQQELEAIKHSADKTVEDSEKIFTQLIRLIQKRSSDVKQQIRSQQETEGSRVKELQEKLEQEITELKRKDAELKQLSDTEDHNQFLHNYPSLSALSESTHSSSIKIRPLSYFEDVTAAVSELRDQLQDILRDAWTNISLRLTEVDVSLSEPEPKSRAGFLRYSREITLDPNTANSRLLLSEGNRKVTVMDQPQSYSSHPDRFTGCSQVLSRESLTGRCYWEVEWREGVIVAVAYKNISRAGMGNEYIFGANDKSWALNCSQGGYGFRHNRIWTSISGPGSSRVGVYLDHRAGILSFYSVSETMTLLHRVQTTFTQPLHAGVYVYVGGSAEFCKPK